The genomic region GACTTCCTCATGCCGCGCCTCTCCGGGCTCGACGCCCTCCAGGCCATGCGGCGCGGCGGCGCGCGGGTCCCGGCGGCGCTCCTCACCGCCATCAGCGACGACAGCGTGCGGGCGGTGGACGGCGGCGACGCCCCCGACGCCTACCTCGAGAAGCCGTTCCGGCGCCGCACCATCGAGCGCGCGCTGGCCGAGCTGGCCCGGGCGGCGCGCGCCGGATGAGGCTCTTCCGGGCCATCCTCGG from Anaeromyxobacter paludicola harbors:
- a CDS encoding response regulator, translated to MKLLIADDDRLIRAMLSDILAELGHTVVAAADGEEAVRLYEAERPDAVILDFLMPRLSGLDALQAMRRGGARVPAALLTAISDDSVRAVDGGDAPDAYLEKPFRRRTIERALAELARAARAG